One Pseudomonadota bacterium DNA segment encodes these proteins:
- a CDS encoding type IV pilus twitching motility protein PilT, whose translation MDIFTILRDAVNLGASDIHLVVGLPPMARITGQLIPLESFPALAAADTKNLVYALLYDEQKQHFEEHLELDCSHAIPNFARFRINVLLHNHGVGAVLRVIGSRVPTVEEIGLSQEMTALCHLPRGLVLVTGPTGSGKSTTLAAMIQQINMSYRHHILTIEDPVEFVYEPMYSVITQREVGRQTHTFTAALRSALRQDPDVILVGELRDLETISLALTAAETGHLVFGTLHTTDATQTIDRIVDVFPPYQQQQIRVQLGGVLKGVICQTLIPRADGQGRVAARELLVTTPAVANLIREGKTHQLYNVIDTGGRLGMISMDKALANLVREESITLEEALPKAHDAELIHRYLDGGTGARTSSSTSGWR comes from the coding sequence ATGGACATCTTCACCATCCTGCGTGACGCGGTGAATCTCGGCGCTTCCGACATCCATCTCGTGGTCGGCCTGCCACCGATGGCCCGCATCACGGGGCAGCTCATCCCTCTCGAGAGCTTTCCCGCGCTCGCCGCTGCAGACACCAAGAACCTGGTGTATGCCCTGCTCTATGACGAGCAGAAGCAGCACTTCGAAGAGCACCTCGAGCTCGACTGCTCACACGCCATCCCGAACTTTGCCCGCTTCCGCATCAACGTGCTGCTGCACAACCACGGGGTCGGCGCGGTCCTGCGCGTCATCGGGTCGCGCGTTCCCACCGTCGAGGAGATCGGTCTCTCACAGGAGATGACGGCGCTCTGCCATCTCCCGCGCGGCCTGGTGCTGGTGACAGGGCCCACCGGCAGCGGCAAGTCAACCACCCTGGCCGCCATGATCCAGCAGATCAACATGAGCTATCGGCATCACATCCTCACCATCGAAGATCCGGTCGAGTTCGTCTACGAGCCCATGTACTCGGTGATCACCCAGCGCGAGGTCGGCCGTCAGACCCATACGTTCACCGCCGCCCTGCGGTCAGCGCTGCGCCAGGATCCAGACGTCATCCTCGTGGGAGAACTGCGCGATCTCGAGACCATCTCGCTGGCGCTCACCGCGGCCGAGACCGGACACCTGGTGTTCGGAACGCTGCACACCACCGACGCCACCCAGACCATCGATCGCATCGTCGATGTCTTCCCGCCCTACCAGCAGCAGCAGATCCGCGTGCAGCTGGGCGGCGTGCTGAAGGGCGTCATCTGCCAGACCCTCATCCCACGCGCCGACGGGCAAGGACGGGTGGCGGCGCGCGAGCTGCTGGTGACCACCCCCGCGGTGGCCAACCTCATCCGCGAGGGCAAGACCCATCAGCTCTACAACGTCATCGACACCGGGGGGCGCCTCGGCATGATCAGCATGGACAAGGCGCTTGCCAACCTCGTGCGCGAGGAGAGCATCACGCTGGAAGAAGCCCTGCCCAAAGCGCACGACGCCGAGCTCATCCATCGCTACCTCGACGGTGGAACC